From one Candidatus Paceibacterota bacterium genomic stretch:
- a CDS encoding NUDIX domain-containing protein, protein MKIVKRKANLIPYRIVNNQFEFYLSLRSKTAKQYPNCWSFWGGGIEDDEKPEESMIREIKEELDWTPATYEFLGVYYDSMPNEKSIYFTRVEEDFEKLINIRESQGGRFFTKDEIENENKIISQDKKPLFDLSDRLTSS, encoded by the coding sequence ATGAAAATCGTTAAACGAAAAGCGAATCTTATCCCTTATCGTATTGTAAACAATCAATTTGAATTTTATTTATCACTTCGGTCTAAAACAGCAAAACAATATCCAAACTGCTGGAGTTTCTGGGGAGGTGGAATAGAGGATGATGAAAAGCCTGAAGAATCCATGATCCGCGAAATTAAGGAAGAGCTTGATTGGACACCAGCAACATATGAATTTTTGGGAGTTTACTATGATTCCATGCCAAATGAGAAATCTATTTATTTTACTAGGGTTGAAGAAGATTTTGAAAAGCTAATAAATATTAGAGAAAGCCAAGGGGGAAGATTTTTTACAAAAGATGAGATTGAGAACGAAAATAAAATAATCTCTCAAGATAAAAAACCACTTTTTGATCTTTCGGATAGACTTACTTCCTCTTAA
- a CDS encoding ParB/RepB/Spo0J family partition protein — translation MAQQSSSQFFNNAIFWIEVDKIKPNPYQPRNEFDVSRLRDLAESIRMYGVLQPLTVTRNEVLKEDGGLAVEYELIAGERRWRASKLAGLTQVPAIIRSSQEDSRVKLELAIIENLQREDLNPVDRARAFQRLADEFKFKHIQIAEKVGKSREYVSNSLRLLMLSTEILDAISSGKISEGHARPLMMLNDRPEEQGVLFKEITFKKLTVRETEVIARKIAFDKVRKKERAFDPEIVELEEKLQETLGTRVHIERKDNGGKLMIDFFSNEDLRGILDLIKSNTGLKRDPNELMNKFISNATPLNVAKVSTDTASAVVDQADPLEPIVDATSETALDDRSSEEKNQEDNSEGLYSVKNFSI, via the coding sequence ATGGCTCAACAATCTTCATCCCAATTTTTTAATAATGCTATCTTCTGGATTGAGGTGGATAAAATCAAACCCAACCCATATCAGCCTCGTAATGAGTTTGATGTTAGTCGTCTGCGCGACCTCGCGGAGTCGATCCGCATGTATGGCGTGCTCCAGCCTCTGACTGTCACCCGCAATGAAGTGCTCAAAGAAGACGGTGGTCTAGCGGTAGAATATGAGCTGATCGCCGGCGAGAGGCGCTGGCGCGCCTCAAAGCTCGCCGGCTTGACTCAGGTGCCAGCCATCATTCGATCCAGCCAAGAAGACTCCCGCGTCAAACTCGAGCTGGCTATTATTGAAAACCTCCAACGCGAGGATCTCAACCCTGTCGATCGGGCCCGCGCCTTTCAGCGTCTGGCTGATGAATTTAAATTTAAGCATATTCAAATTGCCGAAAAGGTTGGCAAAAGTCGCGAGTATGTTTCTAATAGTCTGCGTCTGCTCATGCTTTCGACGGAGATCTTGGATGCCATCAGCTCTGGAAAAATCAGCGAAGGCCATGCTCGGCCGCTGATGATGCTCAATGATCGTCCCGAGGAGCAAGGAGTCCTTTTCAAGGAAATTACTTTTAAAAAATTGACCGTGCGCGAGACGGAGGTGATTGCTCGTAAAATCGCTTTCGATAAAGTACGCAAAAAGGAACGTGCTTTTGATCCAGAAATTGTCGAGCTTGAAGAAAAACTGCAGGAAACTCTCGGCACACGTGTCCATATCGAACGCAAGGACAATGGGGGCAAGCTCATGATCGATTTTTTTTCAAACGAAGACCTTCGCGGCATTCTCGACCTCATCAAATCCAACACTGGTCTGAAACGCGATCCAAATGAGCTGATGAATAAATTTATTTCAAATGCAACGCCACTAAACGTGGCTAAAGTGAGTACAGATACAGCTAGTGCCGTAGTCGATCAAGCAGATCCGCTCGAGCCTATCGTTGATGCAACCTCAGAAACTGCTCTAGATGACCGCTCCTCTGAAGAAAAAAATCAGGAAGATAACAGTGAGGGGCTTTACTCGGTGAAGAATTTTAGTATTTAA